Proteins from a single region of Sphingomonas morindae:
- a CDS encoding Hsp20 family protein, with protein sequence MRTLDFTPLLRSSIGFENLNRLVDFATRGEGDAYPPYNIEKVAEDDYRISMAVAGFARDELELTVQDNVLIVIGKAEPRAEDANRQFLHRGIAKRAFERRFQLADTIKVVGAGFDNGLLNIELKREVPEHKKPRRILIDGQQPEAIEGEATAVRVAA encoded by the coding sequence ATGCGTACTCTTGATTTCACCCCCCTGCTCCGGTCTTCGATCGGCTTCGAGAATCTGAACCGGCTGGTCGACTTCGCCACCCGTGGCGAGGGCGATGCCTATCCGCCGTACAATATCGAGAAGGTCGCCGAGGACGATTACCGCATCTCCATGGCCGTCGCCGGCTTTGCCCGTGACGAGCTGGAGCTGACGGTGCAGGACAATGTGCTCATCGTGATCGGCAAGGCCGAACCGCGCGCCGAGGACGCCAACCGCCAGTTCCTGCATCGCGGCATCGCGAAGCGCGCCTTCGAGCGCCGCTTCCAGCTCGCCGATACGATCAAGGTGGTGGGCGCCGGCTTCGACAACGGCCTGCTCAACATCGAGCTGAAGCGTGAAGTGCCCGAGCACAAGAAGCCCCGCCGCATTCTGATCGACGGCCAGCAGCCGGAAGCGATCGAAGGCGAGGCGACCGCGGTGCGCGTCGCGGCCTGA
- a CDS encoding DUF1465 family protein, translated as MASGMPQAFSDPVVAPLIDALYTEAMLLADEARGYFEYEGRLDRDALAPRDRIAFSCESLRVTTRLMHVIAWLLGRRAVLAGELEAARASEGEWRLGLVTNALEDHGARLPEGARRIIDASIDLHARAARLDTQFAEAEAGGLSGPANALLDRLRQIY; from the coding sequence ATGGCGAGCGGGATGCCGCAGGCCTTCTCCGATCCCGTCGTCGCGCCGCTCATCGATGCGCTCTACACCGAAGCCATGCTGCTGGCGGACGAGGCGCGCGGCTATTTCGAATATGAGGGGCGGCTCGACCGGGACGCGCTCGCGCCGCGCGACCGCATCGCCTTTTCCTGTGAATCGCTGCGCGTCACCACGCGGCTGATGCATGTGATCGCCTGGCTGCTGGGGCGCCGCGCGGTGCTGGCGGGCGAGCTTGAGGCGGCCCGGGCGAGCGAGGGCGAGTGGCGGCTCGGCCTCGTCACCAACGCGCTCGAGGACCATGGCGCGCGGCTGCCGGAGGGCGCGCGGCGCATCATCGATGCCAGCATCGATCTCCATGCGCGCGCGGCGCGGCTGGACACGCAATTCGCCGAGGCCGAGGCGGGCGGCCTGTCCGGCCCCGCCAATGCGCTGCTCGATCGGCTGCGCCAGATCTACTGA
- a CDS encoding 4a-hydroxytetrahydrobiopterin dehydratase has product MHRGGRVAPAVDAGGRPGQHRRMISRLSESARAEALAALPQWQWDADRDAIRRSFRFADFNAAFGFMTRIALAAEKADHHPEWSNVYNRVEIVLTTHDAGGVSERDIALARLIDAAAADAR; this is encoded by the coding sequence ATGCACCGGGGCGGCCGCGTCGCGCCGGCGGTTGACGCCGGCGGCCGGCCGGGGCAGCACCGGCGCATGATCAGCCGCCTCTCCGAAAGCGCGCGCGCCGAAGCGCTGGCCGCCCTGCCCCAATGGCAATGGGATGCTGACCGCGACGCCATCCGCCGCAGCTTTCGCTTCGCCGATTTCAACGCCGCCTTCGGCTTCATGACGCGGATCGCACTGGCGGCGGAAAAGGCCGATCATCATCCGGAATGGTCGAACGTCTATAATCGCGTCGAGATCGTGCTGACGACGCATGACGCGGGCGGCGTATCCGAGCGCGACATCGCGCTCGCCCGGCTGATCGACGCGGCCGCCGCCGACGCGCGGTGA
- a CDS encoding efflux RND transporter periplasmic adaptor subunit has protein sequence MSRTAYSAALLLCVAACHKQQPPAAPPAPTVSVAQPLQRDVVNWDEYIGHFEAPQSVDLRARVTGVVTKILFRDGQDVRAGQPLFVIDPRPYEAQLRQAEAQVASSRATLINAQAVEARSAQLVQAQAVSREELENNQAQTRTARANLQSAEAQLYNARLNLGFTTVRAPVAGRVSSRRVSLGDQVTSGDTLLTTVVSLDPIWFTFDGAESFYLKYLRQAQEGQRKSSRVAPNPVDIQLSDESGYRWHGHMAFVDNAVDPAAGTIRAHAVVANPDHFLTPGLFGRARLLGSGTYRAMLVPDEVISADQSRKVVYVLGRDGKVVQRPVEVGPEVMGLRAVRDGLAPTDLVVLDGLGGLQPGMKVQSRRTTIKPRSADSGPQVPQVTVPEPSAATLSGQGA, from the coding sequence ATGAGCCGCACTGCGTATTCCGCCGCCCTCCTCCTGTGCGTGGCGGCCTGCCACAAGCAGCAGCCCCCGGCGGCGCCGCCGGCCCCCACCGTGTCCGTCGCCCAGCCTCTGCAGCGCGACGTGGTGAATTGGGACGAGTATATCGGCCATTTCGAGGCGCCGCAGTCGGTCGATCTGCGCGCCCGCGTCACCGGCGTCGTCACCAAGATCCTGTTCCGCGACGGGCAGGATGTGCGCGCCGGCCAGCCGCTGTTCGTGATCGATCCGCGCCCCTATGAGGCGCAGCTCCGCCAGGCCGAGGCGCAGGTCGCCAGCTCGCGCGCCACGCTCATCAACGCGCAGGCGGTGGAGGCGCGCTCGGCGCAGCTCGTCCAGGCGCAGGCGGTGAGCCGCGAGGAGCTGGAGAACAACCAGGCGCAGACGCGCACCGCGCGCGCCAATCTCCAGTCGGCCGAGGCGCAGCTCTACAATGCGCGGCTCAATCTCGGCTTCACCACGGTGCGCGCGCCGGTCGCGGGGCGCGTGTCCAGCCGCCGCGTGTCGCTGGGCGATCAGGTGACGAGCGGCGATACCCTGCTCACCACCGTCGTGTCGCTCGATCCGATCTGGTTCACCTTCGACGGCGCCGAAAGCTTCTACCTGAAATATCTGCGGCAGGCGCAGGAAGGCCAGCGCAAATCCTCGCGCGTGGCGCCCAACCCGGTGGACATCCAGCTCTCCGACGAGAGCGGCTATCGCTGGCACGGCCATATGGCCTTTGTCGACAATGCGGTGGATCCGGCGGCCGGGACGATCCGCGCCCATGCCGTGGTCGCCAATCCCGATCATTTCCTCACCCCGGGCCTGTTCGGCCGCGCGCGGCTACTCGGCTCGGGCACCTATCGCGCGATGCTGGTGCCCGACGAGGTGATCAGCGCCGATCAGTCGCGCAAGGTCGTCTATGTGCTCGGCCGCGACGGCAAGGTGGTGCAGCGCCCGGTCGAGGTCGGACCCGAGGTGATGGGGCTGCGCGCGGTGCGCGACGGCCTGGCGCCCACCGATCTCGTGGTGCTCGATGGGCTGGGCGGCCTCCAGCCCGGCATGAAGGTGCAGTCGCGTCGCACCACCATCAAGCCGCGCTCCGCCGACAGCGGGCCGCAGGTGCCGCAGGTCACCGTGCCCGAACCCAGCGCGGCGACGCTCTCCGGCCAGGGGGCCTGA